The DNA window CTGGTGAtcaaagagagagggagatctTTACTCTCGTGGCCTAGACGTCCAAAGAGAACTTAGAGTTCTTAACCTTCCATAATATTCTCCGATCACCAGAAAACACCGCGCTGCCTGCTTCACTGTCAATATCCGCCGCAGTTGGTGGAGGGTTTGCTGTCTTAAATTATCGGCCTAATACGTACAATTTCAACAGAATCATTTTCTAATGAGTCAGTAGCTAgagacatatatgtatatgtatatatagtatacAAATTATAAGACACAACCATCGCAATGCATGTATGAGAATAAACATTTCAAAGAGGTTGAAACTGACTCATGCCACTTCTTGTCTTATCTATTTATCAATTGGACCAAACCAATCATACactaattaaaacaaaaaataacaacaaaagtCATTTTATTTCTCCAATTATATATTGTTCTTATATACATTGATTGATAGCTAGGTCTACCTATTATCTATTTCAACGGATATCACTTTCCAACTACCCCCTTCGATGGCAACATAATTAGATGAAAAAACCCTATCAAAATTGACTTCACTTGTTAATTAACACCCAAGCAAAAgctacatctatatatatacacacatagatATATAATCATGATCCCCACCGTACAGGTGGCAAACATGTTGTGGACAAGATCATATTATTTTTGTGGGCCTCAAATTAAGTTGACCTAATCACGACAATGATCTTTTTTCGGGTCTACGGGGATAGCTAGTAATTAATTAGTCAATTATGATAATAATCTACTGATTATCATCCTATGGGTGGGACCCGCAAAGAACATAGTGTAGGCATATCCGTAGCATATaatttccccttttctttcattttcagaccgaaaagaaaaaacaggtcAATAAATAGAAATAAATGTTAAAGATGAAGCTGATGTCAGAAAGTGTAATAATGAGCATAATGAGACAGGTTACCATCCAAGTGTAAGATAGAAATTGCGGCGCAATACAAGCAGACACATACGCGGAATAAAACTGATTTTGACTTCAAAGAAACTTACACCCCAACAACTTTCTAATCCTCATCGAAAATATGAATTCCAaaagttcaaattttaaaaaaatatatataaaaaaagtttGACCGAGTGGATAGAATAGTCAAAACCCAATAGTATACGTGTCACGCAATGCATATAATAGAGACACGTGTCATTGAAATTCAACGAAGAATATGGGATATACGTCTAGTTGGTGGTCTTGACTCTTGACTgtagaaatttttttgatttcccaagaagaggagagagtgaTATATCTGAATATAATAATGCCGCCTACGCATTTAATACTCATATAATTGaagcatatgtatgtatatgtgtatgtatacgtACCTGGCGAACGAAGCCTTCAAGATTGGCAAGTTTGCCGAGTGCGAGGGCCATCTGTTGCATGCCGTCGACGACGGGACCGGCGGCGATTGTTTCAATCATGGACTGTTGGAGCTGTTCAAGGCCTTGTGACAGAGCCTCTTCTGCTTGCTGTGAGGAGTGTTGGAGGCTATAAATCCCCACCACTTGTTGCTCCGTTAATGGGTCTAATTGGGATATTAACATCTGCTTAATCATAATCAATAACTAACATAAATTAATAATGTGTTAGTAATTAAGAAATGAAAAGTGGTGGGGATTAGATCAAACCTTGATGAGATCGGACGGCCGGAATCCGCCCATCCAGAGGAAGCAACGCTCAGCCGGAGTAGTCCACATTCCGGTGATGAGGTGGAAGATGTCGGATTTGGCGGCCACCATTTTCAACTGAAAGATTTCATCATAATGTGAAATATATCCGTCCACCATTAATCTCAGGTCACCATCGGATAAATGTGCCTGCATTGCTGTTCGAAGCTCCGACATGTACCGGTGGTCCTCCTCCAGCCATCTTGCATATTCCATGTCAAATATTGCAGCCcctacaaaataaataattcataatattttacAAAGACTGGCCTTTTTTGTATGGAAAAGGCCAAACATACATACATCATAAGTAATAATTTGTTAATCATACAAAAGAATTTAATATGCTTATCTGGTCATGCATTTCAACTCTCGTATCATATCCCTTCgattcaaaagaagaaaaaagtttccATTAAAAATAAACAAGCTAGGAAAGCAACGACCCTAAAGTTGATTTGAAAAAGGTTTTCATCATTTCTCAAAAGGCCATATATCTCTGTTAAAAGAATTGATTGCTCTGAATAATTAACAGCATAGATATTCCAGGAAATACCCtagaaaattttcagaaaacTTAACTAATATGGATTTGATGAATACTCATATTAACAATTTGCAGGGGAACTCACCAGAACTAATGCTTGAACTACCACCACAATCCCCCAATAGCAAACCCTGTTAAACAACAAAAACCAGGATTATCATTGATACATTGACAAACTATAGAAATTTAAGAAAGTTCGTTAATTTAAGAACCTGAGAACGGGCTCTTTGAAGGTCTTGCTCCAGCTGGGAGAGCCTGATTCGACTGGATTCTAGCTGCTGCACATAGGCCTGTTCACACAGATTAATACATCTCACATTTTCAATACATGTAGGTATGCATGTATTATATTGTTTCTGAGAGTGGAGCTGCACCTTTTTTCTCAGGCGGCTCTTCCTTGCAGCTTCTCTGTTTTGAGCCAAACGTCTTAATGTCTGAAACCAATTTTCTCATCATTTTTCGCTATGACTTTCTAGTTTTTTAGAATATATAAAATACTAattggaagaaaaagagaggagattGAGAAATTCAATGAGACAATCTCAAAGAAATTATGAACATTAATCTTTTACCATACCTTGGCATCAAGCTGTCTTTCTGAAGCTGCTGCTCCCTTCCTCTGCAACATCAAAGGAACTATTTTAATCACAtgcttttttctctttctttttcgatTCTCTTAAAAATCTAGACAACATAACCTCTGTTTATATTCTATATAATTAAGAAccaaagaaaggaaggaaaatagAGAGCTCACGAAACCAGAGGAAATGAATCCTGAATTCTCAGGTGAATCATTTTCTGGGGGCAAGAAGTGATCATGGACATGATTTGGGTAGCAAAAATCATCACTAAAAGCCATGAACTTTTTTCGTGGGTTTGTGATTCCAACACTGTTGTTTAAGCCTAAAAACAAAGAGGGTATATGGGAGTTATAGGGATCGAGTAAAGTGGGTCAACATTATTATAAGCCAACAGTGTGTAACTACTGTGCAGATTCTAACTTTGGTCCTTTCATCGAGtgtacatctctctctctctctctctcttctctctctctcttcattacATGTCAGATTTTGAACAGAAAATCGTTCAGGAATCAGAACTCTGTGCCTTCTTTGATTTTTTCTGTGGGTTTTGGGATCTGTGACTTTTTATCGAATAGATGCACAGAagggagacagagagagagagagagagcaaaacagtaataataacaaaaaaagataCCAACTTTCCTGGGTTTTGGGGATATCTAAAAACTTGAACTAGATAATGAATTTATTGACAGTAGATAAAGACCTTTTCTTGGGATGGTTTAGCAGGTGATTGATTCTGTTGATGTGATGGTCCACTTCTAGAGATATCACCAGCCATCTCcaattgttgttgctgctgggTTTGAAGCTGTAGATGCTTCTGATCAAAAGCCTGATAATGATCTGAAGAAGATGCCTTTTTACTCATAGGAGATTCTGGCTCTAGCCGTGTGGCTTGATCAGCTTTACTTGATAGTGTATTTGCTGCTGATCCTGAATCAGTACTTTCACCTCCTGATTTCGAACTCGGCTGGAAAAATTAACCACACCCACCAAAAATGGTCAATTGGGTTATCATCAATGAACCAAAATTTCTTATATAAAACATTAGTCAAAGGAGGAGAAATCAAGAGAGGTAAAAAACTACTACTCTTGGGGTTTGTTGGAATCTGATTGGCCATGAAGGGAACATCTCCAGAGTTGCTGCAGGTCTGGTTGATGTCAATAAAGCTGCAAAAGAATCATAAAAGCCAAAACTCAGAGAATCACCCAAAATGAAGACTCCAAGATTTTGATCAAAAGGTGAAGGAACCTAATCTCCTCCTTTTTGGAGTTGAGTAAATCATGTTGATGAGCAGGTCAAGTTTCTATGTTTGTAGTCTCACGCCATTCAAGTCTCTTGCCACAGAATGATTACTGTGTTAGAAATGGAAACACACCCTTACTGTACTCCACTGTAGACAAATTCAAACCcctcttttttctcctctttttctttgcttttaagAGTTGGTATTCTTGTCAAACGTCACAAGAGATGAATGATATTAGAGAGAAAGAACATTACGTGCTTTGGATTCATCATTCCTAATCCCTTGCAGCACAATTGCCTCCTCTAGCTCTCCAAAATCAAAAGTAGACCCTTCTTGATTGCTGAGAGAAACAGAATTACCATGAACAGCATAAGTAGGTGCAACAAATTAAGAGAACTATCAAATTTTGACTGAAAGAGGCAAAATAAGAATAACCCATGATGCAAACAATCTCAAGTTTGAACACTTCAAAGAAAATTTGTAATCTTTAATATACCCGTACATGAAACTTGATGATGCAGAATTAATCCCATGAAGAATTGTGTAAGGGAGATGGTGATTCGATGGTCCTGAATCTGAAAACCCAGTATTTGCAACTCTATGGCTCGCCATgcaaatactctatttagaccaTCCAAGAACTCTGTAAAAGCAAAAACAGAACATGTGGCAGAATTTTGTTAGAAAAACAGAGAGTATTCTAGCCAAAAGCAGAGCAAGTCCAAAAGGCTACTTGAATAAAGAATACATACATCAGTATTACCTCACTTTGCTACTCtgctttgattttgaattcTTAAGAGGAAGAACTATTTGGAGCCAAACCCAACTGAGACAAcacagagaaaaaaagagagagaaaaaaagggggACAAGATATCAAAGCTATCTTTTCAAAGAATTAGCCCACAAAGATGAGGGTCCTGTCTTCATCTCAGATAAATCTCATCATCTCACtttgcaactttttttttttgatctttcATGGTGTCTCTATCTCTTGCTTTCTATCCCTACTTCTATGTGAAGAAACCTGATCGATGAGTCTGTTCTCTTAAATGGGTTTTGCTTCTATGTatgcactctctctctctctctctctctctctctctccccccctctCCCCTCCTCTCTCCCTGTAGTAAATATTCTCAATATTCAACCCCATTTCACGGTACACAAAATCTTGTCCTTGCAGACCTGTCTCACGCCTGTGGGgtttgaaaaaacaataaattaaaataaatatagaagAAATTGGATTTTACAAAACTAAAAATTTTGtatagaaaaagaagaggaagagggtGGGGTCTTCTGCAGGAACCCACTAGAATGAATCACTGACTCCTactccactctctctctcctctaacCGCCTGTGATTTCTCATTGGTTCTTTAGATGGGGGCTCTTCAAGATCTGCAGAAGAaaccaaataaaagaaaattaaattatatatcaaTAACTTTGCCTTCAATTGAATAATATGAGataagacaagtttttctttcaTAAAAGTTGGTAAAAGAGAGCAAAAAAGGAAACCTCTCTGGGAGTCGGGGGGTGTTTTCATGATCTTTCTAAACCCCCTCAATAAGAAGTCTTGAGTTTTACtctgttttttcaattattttaatcattttttaaaaaaaaagacttttgcTCTTACCATTTGGACCAAGAAAAAGTGTGAAACATTAAAGAAATGATCCACAAGCAAAACCCACTTGTGCATTTATAATCAAAGGTGTTGAGATGGATTTGTTTGGTATTATCCCCTTTGTTGATGGGTCAACATCCATTCCCTGTCATCACCTAAAACCAAGCAATGCCACATTAAGATTCCCCCTTTGCCTTTAATACAAGTATTTGAGCTCCTGATTAGGGTTTTTAAATTTGCAGATTAGGTGTTGTTACTCTGTTTTCAGTGtccatatcatttttgtttgaGTAGATGTGGCCAATCCCCAAAACTGTCCCAATAGTTGTAGTCCTACTCCTACCTAAAAAGTACCATAATGGAAAGTTAGAGAGGGTAAGAGCTACATTTAAACAACATATAATTGTATTTCTGTATCCATGACCAATTGTCCATCATTATTGTGGAACAAATATAGATACAGatatatctatgtatgtatgtatgtgtttttTGGGGGTGATGGACCCTTgacaaatatattttatgttgTGCTCATCTGCTACCCTTTATGGGTATAACAATAATATGCCTTGGAACCAATTATTCTCTCATGATTTCAATGATTGGCCTAAAAAAGGGGGGTTTTCTCCAAAAGAACAAGTGCTCATGGATTTGGTAAATGTGTATTTAAGTCTAAACATTTTTGTTCCCAATGAGCCTCACAACATGTTCTCCATATGAAAGATTTCAGGAAACAATATAGATTCCTGCCATGGATCTTACTGTATTCAAGTTTCTCTATATAGTTTGCTTTGCTTTCGTGTCTTTACAGGAGATTGACTTGGATCAAATCAATCCTCCAAGTCTTAATTATGACTTTGTAAGATTTTGTTAAACTAGATTAAGTCATTGCTTGTGTAAAATAATTGTATTTTCCCTTCTAATTAAGATATTGTTGTTTATTTATATGGCTTGTTCATATAATATACTGGTTTATAACAGACCAACTTGCACTATAATATTTGTTTCCATCACTTCTTGACCAAATTTGTGCAGAAATGGTCCTTGCTTTTGCTGAGGTTCCATGGATAGAAAGTTGTCTTCAAATGTATTATAACCATCCAAACCAGTTAGAAAATTATAGGATGCTAACAAATCCTAATTTTAGAACACTTATCAGTGGCCCTGGACTCCATAATCATTGAAAGTTTTGAACTTTTTAATCACAGTATTGGTAGTTATAGCTAGGATTGGTTGGTTAACTTCCAAAGACCAGCCATGCAAGAGACTAGGGGATCAGTTGTTTCCAAAATTGTTGTCCTTCTTTAATTGTTTGAGCAGCACAGTTtgatttattctttttcatgaattaaaaaaaaaaaaacagagagagatagaTAATGTAAGATTTCTTCATTCAGAGAGCTGTGTATATAAATTGACGATATGAGAAGTTCAAAGCAGCAACAATAATGCAACATTTTTCCAGAGACTTGACTTGTGTATCTAAATCCAATGCTGGAAATCTTCAAAATAGTCAACTTTATAAAGAACAGAGCACTAGGAAGAACTGGTCCTGGGACTCTGGGAAGGGGCAGGTTTTTGCAAtttaaataatagaaaaaacaaagcaaaaaaaattgcTAAATGGAGAACCCATCTTAAACAAGATATCAAGTGGCTAGTTGAACTAAACAGATAATCATAATTGATTAAATAAATTATCCATAGTTTGCAGGAGACACTGCATAATTCGATGTAATGCAAAGTGTAAAAGGGAGTTTGCAGCAGATTTTTAAGATCTCCTTGGACAATGCTATAATCTGACCTCAAATCATCCTAATCTTGCAATAAACTCATAAAACACATAAATGCAATCTAACATTAATACAATCTAATCCAGACCACCAAGACACAGTGGTGCAACATGGTCAGGAGATTCAGGATACTTGATTCATCCAATTATCCAATACAAAAGTACTTAGCAGGTAAGAATTGTGTCATCAGCCACATTGTAATTTCCACTCCAGAGCAGGTGGATGGTCTTTCTAAGAAAAAACCTTAGtcatgaaaaaacaaaagcagTTAACCACTTGTAATGCTACAATTAGCTGTCAAACCCATCATGAGGAATATAGAATACATAGCATGAAACACATTTGGTCAATTGCAAGAACTTCCAACCTAGGCAATTATCCCATCAAtagcagaaagaaaaaatttgTGCTCCAATGAATAATAATAACTTTCTGGCAATTTACAACTGTGAGACAAAGGTTATGTGCTCCAAAGGTTCGAGGTGATGAGACACTGACTCCGTGGTAGTAGATAAAGTAAAACCCAACAAATTAATCATATCATGCAGACATTGAGGCAGCACAATGTTTTAGTCAGCCAGAGTTCACATGACTGGGACACTGTTACTTGTCTCTGTTTCCTCCTGCCATGACCAGCTTGGA is part of the Tripterygium wilfordii isolate XIE 37 chromosome 7, ASM1340144v1, whole genome shotgun sequence genome and encodes:
- the LOC120001625 gene encoding transcription factor TGA9-like isoform X2, producing MASHRVANTGFSDSGPSNHHLPYTILHGINSASSSFINQEGSTFDFGELEEAIVLQGIRNDESKAPLLTSTRPAATLEMFPSWPIRFQQTPRPSSKSGGESTDSGSAANTLSSKADQATRLEPESPMSKKASSSDHYQAFDQKHLQLQTQQQQQLEMAGDISRSGPSHQQNQSPAKPSQEKRKGAAASERQLDAKTLRRLAQNREAARKSRLRKKAYVQQLESSRIRLSQLEQDLQRARSQGLLLGDCGGSSSISSGAAIFDMEYARWLEEDHRYMSELRTAMQAHLSDGDLRLMVDGYISHYDEIFQLKMVAAKSDIFHLITGMWTTPAERCFLWMGGFRPSDLIKMLISQLDPLTEQQVVGIYSLQHSSQQAEEALSQGLEQLQQSMIETIAAGPVVDGMQQMALALGKLANLEGFVRQADNLRQQTLHQLRRILTVKQAARCFLVIGEYYGRLRTLSSLWTSRPRESMMSDDNSCQTTTDLQMVRPSQNHFPSF
- the LOC120001625 gene encoding transcription factor TGA9-like isoform X1 is translated as MASHRVANTGFSDSGPSNHHLPYTILHGINSASSSFINQEGSTFDFGELEEAIVLQGIRNDESKAPLLTSTRPAATLEMFPSWPIRFQQTPRVPSSKSGGESTDSGSAANTLSSKADQATRLEPESPMSKKASSSDHYQAFDQKHLQLQTQQQQQLEMAGDISRSGPSHQQNQSPAKPSQEKRKGAAASERQLDAKTLRRLAQNREAARKSRLRKKAYVQQLESSRIRLSQLEQDLQRARSQGLLLGDCGGSSSISSGAAIFDMEYARWLEEDHRYMSELRTAMQAHLSDGDLRLMVDGYISHYDEIFQLKMVAAKSDIFHLITGMWTTPAERCFLWMGGFRPSDLIKMLISQLDPLTEQQVVGIYSLQHSSQQAEEALSQGLEQLQQSMIETIAAGPVVDGMQQMALALGKLANLEGFVRQADNLRQQTLHQLRRILTVKQAARCFLVIGEYYGRLRTLSSLWTSRPRESMMSDDNSCQTTTDLQMVRPSQNHFPSF
- the LOC120001625 gene encoding transcription factor TGA9-like isoform X3, translating into MIYSTPKRRRLALLTSTRPAATLEMFPSWPIRFQQTPRVPSSKSGGESTDSGSAANTLSSKADQATRLEPESPMSKKASSSDHYQAFDQKHLQLQTQQQQQLEMAGDISRSGPSHQQNQSPAKPSQEKRKGAAASERQLDAKTLRRLAQNREAARKSRLRKKAYVQQLESSRIRLSQLEQDLQRARSQGLLLGDCGGSSSISSGAAIFDMEYARWLEEDHRYMSELRTAMQAHLSDGDLRLMVDGYISHYDEIFQLKMVAAKSDIFHLITGMWTTPAERCFLWMGGFRPSDLIKMLISQLDPLTEQQVVGIYSLQHSSQQAEEALSQGLEQLQQSMIETIAAGPVVDGMQQMALALGKLANLEGFVRQADNLRQQTLHQLRRILTVKQAARCFLVIGEYYGRLRTLSSLWTSRPRESMMSDDNSCQTTTDLQMVRPSQNHFPSF
- the LOC120001625 gene encoding transcription factor TGA9-like isoform X4 — its product is MIYSTPKRRRLALLTSTRPAATLEMFPSWPIRFQQTPRPSSKSGGESTDSGSAANTLSSKADQATRLEPESPMSKKASSSDHYQAFDQKHLQLQTQQQQQLEMAGDISRSGPSHQQNQSPAKPSQEKRKGAAASERQLDAKTLRRLAQNREAARKSRLRKKAYVQQLESSRIRLSQLEQDLQRARSQGLLLGDCGGSSSISSGAAIFDMEYARWLEEDHRYMSELRTAMQAHLSDGDLRLMVDGYISHYDEIFQLKMVAAKSDIFHLITGMWTTPAERCFLWMGGFRPSDLIKMLISQLDPLTEQQVVGIYSLQHSSQQAEEALSQGLEQLQQSMIETIAAGPVVDGMQQMALALGKLANLEGFVRQADNLRQQTLHQLRRILTVKQAARCFLVIGEYYGRLRTLSSLWTSRPRESMMSDDNSCQTTTDLQMVRPSQNHFPSF